A stretch of DNA from Planococcus antarcticus DSM 14505:
AATTTGTGCGCCTAACAATAAGCCATCAGATTTGCGTGAAACCAGTTTCACGAACCCTTCAGATGCGTTTAATGAAAGCGCACGGCCGTTAGCTCCGAATGGAAATTTAGCAGCGCTTGCTTCAAATCCTTCTGTTTTGGCCAGCTCTTCGGTTAACCCGACGCTTGCGAGTTCAGGATCTGTAAAGCAAACAGCCGGAATTGCCAAATAATCAACCTCTGATTTTTCGCCAGCGATTGCTTCAGCAACAACTTTGCCTTCGTAAGAAGCTTTGTGAGCCAATTGCAATCCAGCTACAACATCGCCAATTGCATAGATGTTCGGGATGTTTGTACGGCATTGCTTGTCCACTTCAATCAAGCCCCGATCGGACATTGTCAGATTCAATTCTTCAAGGCCCATTTCGTCTGTATTTGGACGACGGCCAACTGTTACAAGCGCATAATCAGCTTCCAGCGTTTTTTCTTCTCCGCCTGCTTCATAAGTTACTTTAACGCCAGAATCACTTTCTTCTACACCTTTAGCAGATGCTTTAGTGATGACTTCGACACCTTTTTTCTTTAATCCTTTTTTGACGATTGCTGTCATTTGCTTTTCGAATCCAGCAAGAATGTCAGGTGCGCCTTCAAGGATGGTTACTTCAGAGCCTAGATTAGCATATGCTGTTCCTAGTTCTATACCAATATAGCCACCACCGATAACGACCATTTTTTTCGGGATTTCCTTAAGAGCCAATGCGCCTGTAGAATTAATGACACGATCGGTAAATTTGAAAGTCGGGATTTCAACTGGACGAGATCCAGTAGCAATAATTGCATTTTTGAATTTATACGTTTGTGCTGAATTATCATCCATGATGCGAACTGTATTTTCGTCGACGAAATAAGCTTCGCCGCGCAAGATTTCGACTTTATTGCCTTTCAGAAGAGATTCAACACCGCTAGTCAATTTCTTCACGACGCTGTCTTTAAATGCTTGTGCTTTTTCAAAGTTAATCGTAACTTCTTTCGCAACAATGCCCATATCTTCCGAATGCTGAGCTTCTTCAAAACGGTGACCAACAGAAATCATCGCTTTAGAAGGGATACAACCGACGTTCAAACAAACGCCGCCAATATACTCTTTTTCAACGATTGTTACTTTTTGGCCCGTTTGTGCTGCGCGAATAGCCGCAACATAACCGCCAGGGCCTGAGCCGATTACAAGCGTATCTGTTTCAATTGGAAAATCTCCTACTACCATAAGTTTTACGCCTCCATTAATAGTAATTCAGGTTGACTTAATAAACGTTTAATATGATTTAATGCATGTTGTGCCGTTGCACCATCGATCATTCTGTGATCGAAGCTCAATGATAATGCTAACACAGGTGCTGCTACAATTTCACCATTTTTAATTACAGGTTTCTCTGCGATGCGGCCAATTCCAAGAATCGCCACTTCTGGATGGTTAATGACCGGTGTGAACCATTGCCCGCCGGCAGAACCGATATTTGTAATCGAGCATGAAGCGCCTTTCATTTCAGCAGCGGATAATTTACCATCGCGCGCTTTTGTTGCTAACCCATTGATTTCATCTGAAATCGTAAATACTGATTTACGGTCTGCGTTTTTGATAACTGGAACCATTAAGCCTTTTTCTGTATCTGCTGCAATTCCGATATTGAAATAATGCTTTTGGATAATTTCGCTTGTTTCATCATCAAATGATGTATTCAAAGCTGGGAATTCACGCAATGTGCTGACCAAAGCTTTTACTACGTATGGTAGATAAGTCAGCTTGATTTCTTTTTCTGCTGCAATATCTTTGAACTTTTTGCGGTGTGCTACGAGTTCAGTAACATCCACTTCGTCCATTAATGTTACGTGCGGAGCAGTTTGTTTAGAATGAACCATTGCTTTAGCAATTGCTTTACGTATTCCGGACATTTTCTCACGCGTTTCAGGGAATTCACCTTCAGGAGCTGCTGTTGCTTTTGGTGCAGCTGCTGCTTGATCAGTGCTTTCTTCTGCTACTTCCTGTGGTGCTTCTTCAGAATCTGTTGGTGTTGCTGCTTTTTGGTCACCGTTCATGAACGCTTCAATATCTTCTCTTAATACGCGACCATTATTACCAGAACCCGTTACTTGTTTAATGTCTATATCACTGTCGCGCGCAAATTTGCGGACAGATGGCATTGAAATCACACGAGCAGTTGGGTCAGACTCTGTTGTTGAATCAGTCTGTGTTTGTGAGCCAGCACCAGTCTGTTTTTTCGGTTCTTCTTTAACAGGTGCTTTATCAACATCTCCACCAGATTCAGCAGTACCCGCTTGTACTTGCTCTTCGGTTTCTTCTTTCACTTCAGGAGTTGCTTCTTCTTTAGCACCCTCGTCCTCGTCTTCATCGGCATCAGGTGCATCGATCCGGATCAATATATCGCCAACTACGGCTACTGTTCCTTCCTCAACCAGTACTTCTTCAATTGTTCCAGATACTGGTGATGGAATTTCAACGACAGCTTTATCATTTTGCACTTCAACAAGCACATCGTCTTCTTCGATTTTATCTCCTGCTTTGACAAACCACTTTACAATTTCACCTTCATGGATACCTTCTCCAATATCCGGCAAACGAAATTTATAAGCCATCAGTTTCACCCTTTCTTCTCTATCTATTTTAAAAAGTAAGAATTTTTTTCGCTGTTTCTACTATATCTTTCGCATTTGGAAGCCAAACTTCTTCTGCTTGTGAGAACGCGAATACTGTGTCCGGGGCTGTTACACGAAGAACGGGTGCGTCCAAACTTAAAATGGCACGTTCTGTAATTTCAGCTACGACATTAGCTGCGATACCTGCTTGCTTTTGTGCTTCTTGAACAACCATAGCACGACCGGTTTTTTCTACCGAAGCGATGATTGCTTCAATATCAAGTGGCTGAATCGTCCGTAAGTCAACGACTTCTACCGAATAATTTTCTTTTTCAAGTTCTTCAGCAGCTTTTATACTTTCTTGTACCATTGCACCGTACGTG
This window harbors:
- the lpdA gene encoding dihydrolipoyl dehydrogenase, translating into MVVGDFPIETDTLVIGSGPGGYVAAIRAAQTGQKVTIVEKEYIGGVCLNVGCIPSKAMISVGHRFEEAQHSEDMGIVAKEVTINFEKAQAFKDSVVKKLTSGVESLLKGNKVEILRGEAYFVDENTVRIMDDNSAQTYKFKNAIIATGSRPVEIPTFKFTDRVINSTGALALKEIPKKMVVIGGGYIGIELGTAYANLGSEVTILEGAPDILAGFEKQMTAIVKKGLKKKGVEVITKASAKGVEESDSGVKVTYEAGGEEKTLEADYALVTVGRRPNTDEMGLEELNLTMSDRGLIEVDKQCRTNIPNIYAIGDVVAGLQLAHKASYEGKVVAEAIAGEKSEVDYLAIPAVCFTDPELASVGLTEELAKTEGFEASAAKFPFGANGRALSLNASEGFVKLVSRKSDGLLLGAQIVGAGASDMIAELGLAIEAGMTVEDIAMTIHAHPTLAEVTMEAAEVALGTPIHTMK
- a CDS encoding dihydrolipoamide acetyltransferase family protein; protein product: MAYKFRLPDIGEGIHEGEIVKWFVKAGDKIEEDDVLVEVQNDKAVVEIPSPVSGTIEEVLVEEGTVAVVGDILIRIDAPDADEDEDEGAKEEATPEVKEETEEQVQAGTAESGGDVDKAPVKEEPKKQTGAGSQTQTDSTTESDPTARVISMPSVRKFARDSDIDIKQVTGSGNNGRVLREDIEAFMNGDQKAATPTDSEEAPQEVAEESTDQAAAAPKATAAPEGEFPETREKMSGIRKAIAKAMVHSKQTAPHVTLMDEVDVTELVAHRKKFKDIAAEKEIKLTYLPYVVKALVSTLREFPALNTSFDDETSEIIQKHYFNIGIAADTEKGLMVPVIKNADRKSVFTISDEINGLATKARDGKLSAAEMKGASCSITNIGSAGGQWFTPVINHPEVAILGIGRIAEKPVIKNGEIVAAPVLALSLSFDHRMIDGATAQHALNHIKRLLSQPELLLMEA